A window of Hyperolius riggenbachi isolate aHypRig1 chromosome 1, aHypRig1.pri, whole genome shotgun sequence contains these coding sequences:
- the LOC137530057 gene encoding olfactory receptor 5V1-like: MLYILASHHSNISFSACVAQLYFVIFLEGVECFLLAIMAYDRYAAICRPLHYNIIMHRRVCYRLLFGVLLASMFHSMLHTVLIIRLPFCDNIINHLFCDIPPLLKLSCISTFLNEVILFGVSGVFVGLGPLIFILISYVYVVLNILNISSKIGRKKTFSTCVAHLIIVNIFYGTGSFTYVRPKSSYSLERDKVVSVIYNVVTPLLNPIVYSLRNSEIRRSLMHACKKYAGTCRNKEAI, encoded by the coding sequence ATGTTATATATTTTGGCATCACATCACAGTAATATCTCTTTTAGCGCCTGTGTGGCACAGCTGTATTTTGTGATATTTTTGGAGGGGGTGGAGTGCTTTCTTTTGGCTATTATGGCTTATGATCGCTATGCAGCAATCTGTCGACCATTACATTATAATATTATCATGCACAGAAGAGTCTGCTACAGACTGCTTTTTGGTGTCCTGTTGGCCAGCATGTTCCACTCCATGCTCCATACTGTCCTGATCATACGCTTGCCTTTCTGTGACAACATAATTAACCACTTGTTTTGTGATATCCCACCACTACTGAAGTTGTCGTGCATCAGTACCTTTCTAAATGAGGTCATACTCTTTGGAGTGAGTGGTGTTTTTGTAGGACTTGGACCTCTTATCTTTATCCTCATTTCTTACGTTTACGTAGTTCTTAACATCTTAAACATTTCTTCCAAAATAGGGAGAAAGAAGACATTTTCTACATgtgttgctcatcttattatagtTAATATTTTCTATGGAACAGGAAGCTTCACCTATGTCCGTCCCAAGTCCAGTTACTCGCTTGAACGTGACAAAGTGGTATCTGTCATCTATAATGTAGTAACACCATTACTTAACCCCATTGTCTACAGCCTTAGGAACAGTGAGATCAGACGGTCTCTGATGCATGCAtgcaaaaagtatgcaggaacatGCAGGAATAAGGAAGCAATATAA